In one Sphingomonas sp. AP4-R1 genomic region, the following are encoded:
- a CDS encoding RNA polymerase sigma factor yields MSRIDHDRARWLARMICPHEPALRRWLSRRTVVDCYDADDIVQETYARLAALPSVDHIAHPRAYFFQAAFSILANEVRRAQVVPIDAIGELERLEIELPEPTPDVQIEGRQELRLVAEAIAQLPPRCRDAFVLRKVHGLSQREAAQQLGISESTVEKHIATAVRQLARIFGDGGNEEVRVSSLRGLGAKRDGRARTE; encoded by the coding sequence GTGTCTCGCATCGATCATGACCGCGCGCGGTGGCTCGCACGGATGATTTGCCCGCACGAGCCGGCGCTGCGGCGGTGGCTTTCGCGTCGCACGGTCGTCGACTGTTACGATGCGGACGATATCGTGCAGGAAACCTATGCGCGGCTGGCGGCATTGCCGTCGGTCGATCACATCGCTCATCCCCGCGCTTATTTCTTCCAGGCCGCGTTTAGCATCCTCGCCAATGAGGTGCGGCGCGCCCAGGTCGTGCCGATCGACGCGATCGGTGAACTCGAACGGCTCGAGATCGAGCTGCCCGAACCGACACCCGACGTGCAGATAGAGGGCCGCCAGGAACTGCGCCTTGTTGCCGAGGCGATCGCCCAGTTGCCGCCGCGCTGTCGCGACGCGTTCGTCCTACGTAAAGTTCATGGCCTGTCGCAGCGGGAGGCGGCCCAGCAACTCGGCATATCAGAGAGCACGGTCGAAAAGCACATCGCCACCGCCGTCCGCCAGCTGGCGAGGATATTCGGAGATGGCGGAAACGAAGAGGTTCGCGTGTCTAGCTTGCGTGGATTAGGTGCGAAGCGGGATGGCAGAGCGCGAACCGAGTGA